In the Vidua chalybeata isolate OUT-0048 chromosome 28, bVidCha1 merged haplotype, whole genome shotgun sequence genome, GTAGGGACTTACTTCCCTGATGCACTGGTAGTTGGTTGTTCCAACAAACTGTCTAGAGCAGGTTTTTATATGTGAAAGTGTCTAAAATATAAGTGTTTTATTTGGAATTCTTTCTGCCATACTGCACTGGAGAGCTTTGCAGACCACGCCTGCAGGAAGAGAAATACTGACAAGGGCTGTGTGAAGAGCTGTGCAAACCTGTGTGGCTTCACCCACTGCCAAACTGCTGCCACCTCCGGGCTGGAATGTGGCAGCCAGTGACATCAGCTCAGTGCCAGGCAGGAAGTGAATACTGCATCTCACAGAAACTGAGGAGGAATTTGCGTAGGCACTGTGCAATTACCTAAATTGGAATTTAACATCAGGCACTTGGGCCAAcacctctccttttttttccctttgagcACCCTGAGACTgagaatttaaattttgattttatccCAGGGATGGATTTCACATGTTACTGGGTTTATGTATTATTCTGGTCCTGTAAAGTTTTACTAGAAtacacacataaaatatttaagccTCAGTTGTTAAGTCTGGAATTGAAGGAAAGTTCCCAGTTCCCTGGTTTTCCTAAGGCATTTCCTACAGCACAACAGATTTCCTTTCCAAGTTGTTCCATGCAGTGACCCAGCTTCACTTGTTAGTTCTGACTGAGGCTTAGAACAAAGTCCCTTCCATTCtccagggtgggaaaagcagtGTAAGGGACAGGTGTGGTACAGAATTCTGGTGCCAAATATGATTTCTAAGCATTTTGCCCCCTTatcccttccccacccccagcTTACTTTAAAGTGTAAGAATTCTTGCCAGCTCTCAGGGTATGAAGCATGAGAAAATGATGCAAGGAATGTGACAAATGTGGGTCAGCAAGGGTTGTATCAGATGAGTTTTGGTGATGTACTGAGGGATTAAATGAGCCCATGGACATGAGACAccagagaaggaaggagcaaAGTCCCCAGCCAGGAACATATCACAGCAAAGGCATCTGATGGTGCAATCTCTGCAGTGGGTGGGACAGGAATAAATCACAAAATTCAGCTTGAAACCACTACAGGTGGACATGGGGAGTACTACACCAGAAATGGATCAAATTTTCTTCACCCACTGGATGAAATTCAAGGTTCAGTCCATGCAGTGCAATATTTTGGTGCCTAAGACACAGCTTTTGGAAAGAGGAATTGTGCAAATTTTTCTGTTTCGCAAACATTTCCACCTGGATAGGTAACTACAGGGGTGACTCTAAtgccagagcagaggtgctgagCTTTTTGCCCTTCTagaatgaggaagaaaaagctgcttAAGCAGTTCAGAAGCTCTCAGGGGACTTTGGAGATTATAGACCAGAATAGTGGAGCTGCTGGTATAAATTTAGAGGTGCCATGTGGGATTTCCATAGTGTGCCTGGAAAGCTGAATATACTCACAGAGAAGATTTGccatttgtgtgtctgtgttgcAAGGGAAGGAGTATTCCCTTTAAACAGCAAAGGTGGAAAAATTAAAGGTGAAAGAAGTtgaagtttgtttttgtttttttttttaataaaatatttaagtaaaatattaattcGTTCAGCTGCTCAGCATTAATGTGAAAACTTGTTGGAGATGTGATTCACATTCTGTGAGGAGTTTCTGGAAACTTAAGCTGCTGCATAAACTGTCTCTTCTCTGATGTTTTCTTAGCCAAAATAGTAGAAACTTTATTAAATTTCTTGCAACAGAGATGATGCTCATTTGGTTGACAGGATCATGAAAATCAAGCGGGTTGTACCTCAGTGTACATTGTATACATGTCTTGATCATCTAATTCTCTTTTTAGAACAAAACCCAGTCTCACAGTAGGGGAGAATACAATGTTTACAGTACCTTTCAAAGCCATGAACCAGAGTTTGACTACTTGAAAAGTTTAGAAATTGAAGAGAAGATCAACAAAATTAGGTGGTTACCCCAGAAAAATGCTGCTCAGTTTTTATTGTCTACAAATGGTGAGTATTTTGCACCATAACATGTCATTATGTAGGTTTGCTGTTAGGATTTGGTCTAATACTCTCCAAAAGGCTGGAATCAAGCAGGGTTTAACTGCAAGGATCTGGGGATGTGGTTCTGCCTTCTCTGGGCacaggtgtccccagcacagggtAGGGTATTTGGGATTTAGTTGCTTTACAGCCCATGTGAGACCTTCAAGTGTATATGAGTCCCTGTGTCAGAGCTTACATTAATCATTCATAGCAATCCCTGTCCTGACTGAAACTTTCTCTAACTCttataaaaagaacaaactgTGGAGGAggttttttaatgctttttgtcttgtcttgttttcctcaggcagcatttttgtcttttttggtGCATGTGGGTGGCCTTGTCTTGTTTGAAGGCATCAGCTAGTGATGACTGGTGTCTCTCCACAGCTCTCATTTTAAACTGTGGCTGTTTCATTGCAGATAAAACAATAAAGTTATGGAAAATCAGTGAAAGGGACAAAAGACCCGAGGGTTATAATTTAAAGGAGGAGGATGGACGGTATAGGGATCCTACTACAGTTACAACACTACGGGTGAGTAGCTCACAATCAGCTaattcctcctctcccagcccatggctccAGGAGGAACTGCCCCATCACATCATTAACATAATCTTTCCTGTGATGTCACTTGGCAGAAATACTGACTTTCAAGATATTTCATCCAGCTCAGGATGTTGAAGGACTGTGCTGAGCAGTTCCGATGTCTGTGGTAGGTTTGGATCTCACTCttgccctgctctgtgtgttgCAGGTGCCAGTGTTCAGGCCTATGGACCTCATGGTGGAAGCCAGCCCACGAAGGATATTTGCCAATGCCCACACGTATCATATCAATTCCATCTCCATCAATAGTGACTATGAAACGTACCTGTCTGCAGATGACCTGCGGATCAACCTGTGGCACCTAGAAATCACAGACAGAAGTTTTAGTATCGTTTTGCCATTGTTctgtgggatgggagcaggaaaactgttgggttttatttcctttcatgaaAAGTGTTTAGTATATATACAGAGAATTAATCTCCATTAATCCTGGTTACTTCTCCCTAGTAATTGTAAGGGCTTGTGCTTCTGGAGaaggaatggtttggtttggaggggacattaaagctcatccaggTGGGCAGGACCAGGTTGccccaacctggccttggacacttccaaggatggagcagccacaccTGTGTGaaatttttaatacaaaatagcATTTTGTAATGTAGCAGTATAATTAGAATTTAAGCAAAGTTCTGTATGAAATACATGGGAGATAATTTGTAGTCTAAAATTAATTACTACCAAAGTGGAGCAAAACTGAAGCAAGTTTTTGCTGCTGTAAGAATTATCTTGAAACTGATTCAGAATGTGATGTTACCACCTTGCTTTGTAGACAAATTGTGTGGCTTGATTTTAACTCTTACCTGGGTTGTGCCTGGGTCCCACAAGCCTGAAGTAGCATTTCTGACAGcatcaaaaactgaaaaacaccTTGGGAAAAACCCATTTCGCTGGAGGCAATTCCTTAACGAGCTGCTGCAGATATTGTAGATATCAAGCCTGCCAACATGGAGGAGCTGACAGAGGTGATCACAGCCGCAGAGTTCCACCCCAACAGCTGCAGCACATTTGTCTACAGCAGCAGTAAAGGCACAATTCGCCTGTGTGACATGAGGGCATCAGCCCTCTGTGACAGACATTCAAAGTGTGAGTGCTGCAGTTTAGTGTCTCCCTGTGCCAGAGGACATTTGCTGTTAGAGTATATCAAACATTGAATTGTCTGTGTGGATTTGTGTAGGATTCCTGTAGTATATTGAACAGATCTAAAGTCTGAAATCTAAATAAACTTACATTTTTCTGGAGTAAAAACAGTGAATGAGTAGCAGCTTCTGTTTGAACACCAGGAATGGCTTTTTGCAGACTTCAGGTGGTTAAAGGCCATTTGGTCTGTACTTGGTGCTGGAAATCTTGCATGTATGGATCAAGACTTCACATGTTACCAAACAATTCATTTATTAAGAAGCTGACCTTGGCTTACTACAACAATAAGAGAGTATGGCAACTATATTACAGGTGTTTCTccttaaaagttattttatataACACAGAGTAAACAAGGTAGAAAGTTTATTGAGACAATGTTAAAGTAATTCAGGTGTATGTTGTATCAAAGAGACACAAACTGACCTCTTGAAATGCCTGTCTTTTTTTCCGGCAGTGTTTGAAGAACCAGAAGATCCTAGCAACAGatcatttttctctgaaatcatCTCTTCCATATCTGATGTCAAATTCAGCCACAGTGGTCGATACATGATGACTAGAGATTATCTGTCAGTGAAGATCTGGGatttaaatatggaaaatagACCTGTGGAAACATACCAGGTATTGAAAATCATGTGGGTTGGAAGTTAAAAAATCTGGACAGAAGCTGAGTCTTACTGATAGTCTTGATGTGGCAGTTACAGTTTTGTCTGTAGATTCAGGCAGAGCATCCCTGAGGTTTGGGGATTTCACACTCCTGTTGAAAGATCGTGGTATTTGCAGGGTAGTGGCAGAAACCAAACCCGTGTTTGGGGCTGAAAAAGCCTTCCTCTTACccagtgggaatttgggaggtgGAGAGGTGATCTCCAGCCTTGAGAACCATGACAACTCTTTGGCTGTCTTTATGTTCTGTGTTATATCCTGAAGAAAACAGGAGGTGAAACATTTCCCTTTCATAAAATGGTTTTAGTTGCCACtgaaaaattgctgttttctttataaGAAAGAACTCTTGTGAGCAGTCTCAGGTTCCTTGCTTTTGGAACAGTCTGGGAAGGCTGTTTTATAGGTATATGAGTCTAATGCTCACTCAGTTTCTCTGATCCCTCTTTTCCAGGTGCATGAATACCTCAGAAGTAAACTCTGTTCACTGTATGAGAATGATTGCATTTTTGACAAGTTTGAATGCTGCTGGAATGGATCAGACAGGCAAGTGGAATTCTTATCCCTATGCATTTCAAATTTTCCAAGTTATTCTTAAAATGGGCAGTAGACCTCAAATACCTGGTTTTGGACAATGCTGTAGTACTTCAGTGCATGTGCATTATTAACTGGAAGAATCTGCACCAGACCTCATGGGGAACCCGTGGGAAAAGCTTCCAGGAATGTTCCCTTTTACAGTGATTTGCATGGTAGTGACCACTTAGGACAGCTCTTGCTTCTGTGCTAATCATGTCATTAACTGCTTATTTGCAGCATTTAAAGCAGTTCATTGGTTCCCTGtctggtttttttggtggggttttttttgttgttttggttgattggttggtttttttatgttgttttggtttttttgatcTGGCATCTGTCtgctcaaatattttttgaggCAAAGGAAGGACAAGTAAACTTGTAAGTGTATTTTTCTTACTGAACAACTGATGCAGAATCAGGAACTATAAGGGATTTTCACAAACCAGATGTGCTGCTTAGAACATAAATTTGCACAACTTGTCTGTCACTAAAAATCTGATGTGTTTAGGGTTTGTTGGATCtctcctgtgtgtgtgtgtgcgaaaatcaaattaaataatgaCATTCGAGGTGCTTTGATAACAAAATACCTCAAAGGgcccagggaaggaaaaagggtattttgggaggttttaaatttataaaacaTTGCAGTACCTGCTTCCCTTTAACTGTAGCAGGTGTGGGTGAGGCCACCTCCCTTCCACTTGCATGATCTCAGTTGAGACTTGGCTTGCTAAAAGGAGAAGGAATTCCTAAATTacatctttcttccttccccctc is a window encoding:
- the PPP2R2A gene encoding serine/threonine-protein phosphatase 2A 55 kDa regulatory subunit B alpha isoform isoform X1, whose product is MGGDFWCVFLWHGSNESLPSAEAVMFLKFSLRSVFYGAGGGNDIQWCFSQVKGAVDDDVAEADIISTVEFNHSGELLATGDKGGRVVIFQQEQENKTQSHSRGEYNVYSTFQSHEPEFDYLKSLEIEEKINKIRWLPQKNAAQFLLSTNDKTIKLWKISERDKRPEGYNLKEEDGRYRDPTTVTTLRVPVFRPMDLMVEASPRRIFANAHTYHINSISINSDYETYLSADDLRINLWHLEITDRSFNIVDIKPANMEELTEVITAAEFHPNSCSTFVYSSSKGTIRLCDMRASALCDRHSKLFEEPEDPSNRSFFSEIISSISDVKFSHSGRYMMTRDYLSVKIWDLNMENRPVETYQVHEYLRSKLCSLYENDCIFDKFECCWNGSDSIVMTGSYNNFFRMFDRNTKRDITLEASRENNKPRTVLKPRKVCASGKRKKDEISVDSLDFNKKILHTAWHPKENIIAVATTNNLYIFQDKMN
- the PPP2R2A gene encoding serine/threonine-protein phosphatase 2A 55 kDa regulatory subunit B alpha isoform isoform X2, encoding MAGAGGGNDIQWCFSQVKGAVDDDVAEADIISTVEFNHSGELLATGDKGGRVVIFQQEQENKTQSHSRGEYNVYSTFQSHEPEFDYLKSLEIEEKINKIRWLPQKNAAQFLLSTNDKTIKLWKISERDKRPEGYNLKEEDGRYRDPTTVTTLRVPVFRPMDLMVEASPRRIFANAHTYHINSISINSDYETYLSADDLRINLWHLEITDRSFNIVDIKPANMEELTEVITAAEFHPNSCSTFVYSSSKGTIRLCDMRASALCDRHSKLFEEPEDPSNRSFFSEIISSISDVKFSHSGRYMMTRDYLSVKIWDLNMENRPVETYQVHEYLRSKLCSLYENDCIFDKFECCWNGSDSIVMTGSYNNFFRMFDRNTKRDITLEASRENNKPRTVLKPRKVCASGKRKKDEISVDSLDFNKKILHTAWHPKENIIAVATTNNLYIFQDKMN